The segment AGCCGGCGAAAAGCGTTTGCGAGAAGTCGTCGTCGAGAGAGCCAGGTTCTCGTCGTTCGCACGCGTCACCGAAACGCCGTTCAATCTGGTCTTCGAGGCAATCCCGTAGAAGCGAATGCTGACGCAATCGAAGCGAAAGTTGAGGTCAGGTCATGCTGGCCTTTGTTTCGACCGATAGATGGTTCACATTTGTGCCGGTTTGCCATGTTCGAGTGATCAGGACTGGTTAAAATGGAAACAGGCTACCGCCAAACGTTTGACCACCGCCTCCGGAACACGCGACATGCCTGACTTGGATTGCATCACGAAAAAAAATTGTCGTCGAATCGCGTTCACATTGTTGTCGTTGACATGGTTCGCAAGCATCGGCCTTGCGCAAGAACAAAACGGTCCAGCGGTATCTTTCAACGCCGACGTGCGGCCGATTCTGTCAAAACATTGCTACGCGTGCCATGGGCCTGATGAAGAAACCCGAGCTGCCGATCTGAGGCTGGACGCTGCAGGCGATGCGGACATGGAAGAAGTCATCGAGCGGATTACTTCGGACGACGAAGACTACGTGATGCCGCCGCCAAGCCACAACAAACCGCTGTCGGATGAGAAACGTTCTGTGCTCAAGCGCTGGATCGAAAGCGGCGCGGAATACGAAAGACACTGGGCTTTTGTCGCACCGATGAAAAAGGAGGTGCCCGACGGCACGCACCCCGTCGACTTCTTCGTTGATCAAAAACTGAAATCCAATGGGCTGAAGCGTTCTCCGCAAGCTGACCCGGCCACGTTGGTTCGCAGGGTGTATCTGGATTTGATTGGCTTGCCGCCGACGATTGAACAAGCCGATGCATTCATTAACGATCCGACGACAGAAAACTATCAGGCGATCGTCGACCAGTTGCTCGCATCGCCACGCTATGGCGAAAGATGGGCCAGAAAGTGGCTGGACCTCGCCCGCTACGCCGACACCAACGGCTACGAGAAGGACCGCGACCGAAGTATTTGGCCGTATCGCGATTGGGTCATCCGGGCGATCAATGAAGGCATGCCTTTCGATCAGTTCACGATCGAGCAACTGGCCGGCGACATGCTGCCAGACGCCACCCAGCAACAACTGGTTGCCACTGGCTTTCATCGCAACACGATGCTCAACGAAGAAGGCGGGATCGACCCGCTCGAGTTCCGCTACCACGCGATGGCAGACCGCGTGGCGACAACGGGAACGACTTGGCTGGGGCTGACGACTGGATGTGCTCAATGCCACACGCACAAATTCGATCCGATCACGCATGAAGATTACTTCGGCATTATGGCTTACATGAACAACGCCGATGAGCCAGAGCTCTTTTTGAAGGACGGAGAATCGCAATCGTCCGAAGATAAAAAACAACAGCGTGCACTGAAGTTGCTTTCTGAGCTGAAGTCGCATTGGCCTGAATCGACTGCAGAACAAGAGCATCCTGAATTTCAAGCCGCGTTCGATGGCTGGCTGGAGAAACAGAGAGCCAACTTGGTCAACTGGCGCACGATTGTTCCAGAGTCGATGTCTGCCAACATGCCGCATCTGACTCTGGAAGCCGACGGCGTGATTTTCGCGTCGGGAGACATCACCAAATCTGACACCTACACACTGAATTTCCCGGCGAGCACGTCGCCGATAACAGCCTTTCGCCTCGAAGCCTTGCCTGACGAACGTCTGCCCCGCGGCGGTCCGGGACTGACATACTACGAAGGCCAAAAAGGTGACTTTTTCCTCAACGAAATCGAAATTTCAACGGCAGACGGCGATTCCCTCGATTGGGCCGACGCTTCGGCAACCTTCGCCGGTTCGTCGTTCGGTTCGGCTGGCATCGGTGCCGCTTTGTCGATCGACGGCGACGTTCAATCCGGTTGGTCGATCGCCGGCCGGGTCGGTTTCCGTCACGTCGCTGTGTTCAATCTCAAAAAGCCGCTGCCGGCTGGTGAGAAGTTTACTTTGACCATGAAGTTCGGTCGTCACTTCGCCAGTTCGCTGGGCAAGTTCCGTTTCTCTGCGGTTGAGTCCGACAGCGTGATCGGCGCGACACTGCTTGATGACAGTGACAGCGATACGGAGGTCGAGCAGACGTTTTTGATGCAGGCGCCGCAGCTCAAATCCCACGCCGACAAAATTCGTAAGCTACTTCATCCGTTGCAAGGCAAATCGACGCTGGTGATGAGGGAACGTTCGCCAGGGCAGACTCGTAGAACATTTTTGCATCATCGCGGTGAGTACACGCAACCGGAACAGGAAGTGCAACCGCGCCTGCCAGAGGCGATCTTCGATGCAGAGAATCAAACGCTGCCTGAAAGTCGACTGGAATTCGCCACGTGGCTGGTCTCGCGAGACAACCCTTTGACGGCGCGTGTCGTTGCCAATCGACAGTGGGCCGCGTTCTTTGGGACCGGATTGGTGAAAACGGTCGAAGACTTTGGCATGCAAGGCGCTTTGCCCAGCCACCCTGCCCTGCTGGATTTCCTGGCGGTTGAACTGATGGATCAGGGGTGGTCGATCAAGTCGTTGCACCGAATAATCGTGACCAGCGAAACGTATCAACAGTCGTCTGCTTTCGAGAAAGCGAACGCAGAAGCCGAACGGTTGCTGCAACGGTTTCCGCGTAGGCGTCTGGACGCTGAAGTCATCCGCGATTCGAGCCTGGCTGCTGCCGGATTGTTGGTCGACAAGATGTATGGTCCACCGGTTCGGCCTCCGCAACCGGCGGGCGCGGCGGCGAACTACAGCAAGTCAAACTGGAAGGCCAGCGAAGGCCCGGATCGCTATCGTCGCAGTATTTACACGTATCAAAAACGGACCGCTCCGTTCGCGATGTACACGACTTTCGATGCGTCGTCGGGTGAATCCTGTGTGGCCAGACGTGACGCGTCGAATACTCCGTTGCAGGCGCTGACGCTGATGAATGATCCGATGTTTGTTGAGATCGCAGAGGCGCTGGGGAAACGGATGAGCGAATTCGAAGGTGAGGATGCCGCGAAAATTGAAGCCGGATTTCGTTGGGTGATGACGCGCAAGCCGAATGAAAGTGAACTTGGAATGCTTGCTGCGTTTCACGCGAAGCATCCGGATTGGAAGGCCATCGCCAGAGTGCTGCTGTGTTTGGATGAGACGATTACGAAGAACTAGTTAACGTGGCACGGTGGTCCCCACCATGTGCCTATTGGCCAGGTGCTGTTAACCGTGCCACCGAAACGCAAAATACGAAACTGAACTATGAACGAATCAACCAACATCGCCCGTCGCCAGTTCTTGCGCGACTGTGGAATCGGAATCGGAAAAATCGCTGCGGCAGGACTGCTCGCCAACGGCATGGCATCCAACGTCGGCGCGTTCTCCAATGACAATCCGCTCTCTCCGCGGCAACCGCATTTTGCTCCAACGGCCAAAGCTGTGATTCATCTGTTCATGGCCGGGGCTCCCAGCCAGTTGGAATTGTTTGACGAAAAGCCAACTTTGACGCGACTGGAAGGCAAGCCGCTTCCCAAATCGATCATCGGCGACCAACGCTACGCTTTCATTCAGCCGGACGCCGCCGTGATGGGGCCACGATTCAAGTTCAAACAGTACGGCCAATCAGGAATTTCGCTCGGCGAACCGATCGCTCCGCTCGGCGCGGTCGTTGACGACCTGTGTTTCGTTAAATCCGTGACCACCGACCAGTTCAATCACGCTCCGGCACAACTGTTGTTCAATTCAGGATTCTCGCAACCGGGCCGACCGTGTCTGGGATCGTGGGCGCTCTATGGTTTGGGCGCGGAAACGGAAGAGTTGCCTGCTTTTGTCGTCATGAACACCGGTGCGGGCCTCAGTGGTGGAACTTCGCTGTGGTCCAGTGGCTTTCTGCCGACGCACTACACCGGCGTGCGATTCCGCAACAGCCAGACTCCGATTTTGAACGTCGCGACGCCTGAAAAATTCTCCGCCGAAGTGCAGCACGATACGTTTGATCTGATTTCAAAGATCAATCAACAACGGCTGGGCGTCGTCGGCGATCCCGAAATCTCCACACGTATGAGCTCATTTGAGATGGCGGCTCGATTGCAAACGTCGGCACCGGAACTGATGGACTTCAGCGACGAAAGCAAAGAGACGATTGAGCTTTACGGTTGCGATCCAGCCAAACCTTCTTTCGCGAGAGCCTGTTTGCTGGCCCGGCGCATGGTCGAACGCGGCGTTCGCTTCATCAACATTTACCATTCAGGTTGGGACGCTCACAGCGACGTCGAAGGCAGCACGAAAGAAAAATGCGGCCAAACGGTACAAGGATGTGCGGCTTTGATTCAGGATTTGAAGCGAGTCGGTCTGCTCGACAGCACATTGGTGATTTGGGGCGGCGAGTTTGGTCGGACTCCGATGGTGGAAACCAATCCGGCACTCGGTCGCAAAGCTGGACGCGACCATCACCCGCAGGCTTTCACGATGTGGATGGCCGGTGGCGGCGTCAAAGGCGGGATGACTTACGGGGAAACCGACGAGTTCGGATTCCACATCGTCGACAAGAAAGTGCACGTGCACGATTTGCAGGCCACGATTCTGCACACGATGGGCTTCGACCACGAGCGACTGACTTACCATCACGCCGGACGGGACTTTCGGTTGACCGACGTGCACGGGAACGTAGTCCGCGATTTATTGGCGTAGCTAAGGGTGGCATAGGCTTCCAGCCTGTGAGTTGCATGTCATGCGTCTATCAAACACAGGCTGGAAGCCTATGCCACCACGCTTCATTTCCCAACGCGCACAAAAAAGCCGCCAACGAATTCGCTGGCGGAATAACGCGATGTCGGGCTGACGGAACAGCCACTCTCAAGGTGTTTCTCTAGCTACGGCGACGTCGTACAACAAAACCAACTAGGCCCAGTGCAATCAGACTCGCAGCACCAGGCTCAGGGACAGCAGCGACAGAAACCGTTGCTGCTCCATTGCTGGTTGTGAAGTTGGTCGTCGTCGTAGTCCCGGTTCCAGCAACTCCGCCGACCGTTGCGACGTCTTCCAGCCAGCGAGTAATCTTGTAGCCGGTAACTCCACCGGAAATATAGTCTGAGGCGAAGATCGTGGCGTCGTTGTTGGCACCGTCTGAAGTACCAAACGGGTTGTCCGAATCGGTTGTGACGTCGATGACTGAAGTTGACTCAGCCGTCCAGACATCCGCCGAGTTCATGATCACGTCGCTGTTTACGGTTGAGCTGACGGTATCCCAAAATCCAAGGTAGCTCAGGTTGCCGACAAGATTGCCGCCAGCGTCGATGAATTGAACTGCGGTCGATTCGAAAGCTTCGCCGGCTGTGTTTGCACTGGAAACTGTTACTGAAAAATCAGCCGCGTCTGAAACTCGATCGAACGTTACCGTGAGGCACTGTTCTACGTACTCACCCGTTGAACCATCGCCAGAGTCCCAGCCGGATCCGAATGTGAAACGATCGCTGCTGGCTTGATACTCGACACGGTTTTCGTCCGAATTGTTCGGGCCGCCATTGGTCACGCCATAGCTGGTGATGCCGGAGAACACGGTAGCTTCGGCCAAATAGTTGTGCGCGGCA is part of the Mariniblastus fucicola genome and harbors:
- a CDS encoding DUF1501 domain-containing protein; translation: MNESTNIARRQFLRDCGIGIGKIAAAGLLANGMASNVGAFSNDNPLSPRQPHFAPTAKAVIHLFMAGAPSQLELFDEKPTLTRLEGKPLPKSIIGDQRYAFIQPDAAVMGPRFKFKQYGQSGISLGEPIAPLGAVVDDLCFVKSVTTDQFNHAPAQLLFNSGFSQPGRPCLGSWALYGLGAETEELPAFVVMNTGAGLSGGTSLWSSGFLPTHYTGVRFRNSQTPILNVATPEKFSAEVQHDTFDLISKINQQRLGVVGDPEISTRMSSFEMAARLQTSAPELMDFSDESKETIELYGCDPAKPSFARACLLARRMVERGVRFINIYHSGWDAHSDVEGSTKEKCGQTVQGCAALIQDLKRVGLLDSTLVIWGGEFGRTPMVETNPALGRKAGRDHHPQAFTMWMAGGGVKGGMTYGETDEFGFHIVDKKVHVHDLQATILHTMGFDHERLTYHHAGRDFRLTDVHGNVVRDLLA
- a CDS encoding DUF1553 domain-containing protein codes for the protein MPDLDCITKKNCRRIAFTLLSLTWFASIGLAQEQNGPAVSFNADVRPILSKHCYACHGPDEETRAADLRLDAAGDADMEEVIERITSDDEDYVMPPPSHNKPLSDEKRSVLKRWIESGAEYERHWAFVAPMKKEVPDGTHPVDFFVDQKLKSNGLKRSPQADPATLVRRVYLDLIGLPPTIEQADAFINDPTTENYQAIVDQLLASPRYGERWARKWLDLARYADTNGYEKDRDRSIWPYRDWVIRAINEGMPFDQFTIEQLAGDMLPDATQQQLVATGFHRNTMLNEEGGIDPLEFRYHAMADRVATTGTTWLGLTTGCAQCHTHKFDPITHEDYFGIMAYMNNADEPELFLKDGESQSSEDKKQQRALKLLSELKSHWPESTAEQEHPEFQAAFDGWLEKQRANLVNWRTIVPESMSANMPHLTLEADGVIFASGDITKSDTYTLNFPASTSPITAFRLEALPDERLPRGGPGLTYYEGQKGDFFLNEIEISTADGDSLDWADASATFAGSSFGSAGIGAALSIDGDVQSGWSIAGRVGFRHVAVFNLKKPLPAGEKFTLTMKFGRHFASSLGKFRFSAVESDSVIGATLLDDSDSDTEVEQTFLMQAPQLKSHADKIRKLLHPLQGKSTLVMRERSPGQTRRTFLHHRGEYTQPEQEVQPRLPEAIFDAENQTLPESRLEFATWLVSRDNPLTARVVANRQWAAFFGTGLVKTVEDFGMQGALPSHPALLDFLAVELMDQGWSIKSLHRIIVTSETYQQSSAFEKANAEAERLLQRFPRRRLDAEVIRDSSLAAAGLLVDKMYGPPVRPPQPAGAAANYSKSNWKASEGPDRYRRSIYTYQKRTAPFAMYTTFDASSGESCVARRDASNTPLQALTLMNDPMFVEIAEALGKRMSEFEGEDAAKIEAGFRWVMTRKPNESELGMLAAFHAKHPDWKAIARVLLCLDETITKN
- a CDS encoding PEP-CTERM sorting domain-containing protein → MKKFILVLTTAIAVSFSGGFAIADIAIGGANYDDAETGITSGTPDLANESTGNSSTVMGMFTDQTGAAHNYLAEATVFSGITSYGVTNGGPNNSDENRVEYQASSDRFTFGSGWDSGDGSTGEYVEQCLTVTFDRVSDAADFSVTVSSANTAGEAFESTAVQFIDAGGNLVGNLSYLGFWDTVSSTVNSDVIMNSADVWTAESTSVIDVTTDSDNPFGTSDGANNDATIFASDYISGGVTGYKITRWLEDVATVGGVAGTGTTTTTNFTTSNGAATVSVAAVPEPGAASLIALGLVGFVVRRRRS